In Phaeobacter piscinae, one genomic interval encodes:
- the serA gene encoding phosphoglycerate dehydrogenase: protein MAPKVLISDKLSEAAVQIFRDRGIDVDFQPDLGKDKDKLAAIIGDYDGLAIRSATKVTQKILDNATNLKVIARAGIGTDNIDKDAASQKGVIVMNTPFGNMITTAEHAIAMMFAVARQIPEASTSTHAGKWEKSKFMGVELTNKTLGVIGAGNIGGIVCDRARGLKMKVVAYDPFLSQEKADKIGVEKVELDELLARADFITLHVPLTDQTRNILSKENLEKTKKGVRIINCARGGLVDEAALAELLTSGHVAGAAFDVFSEEPAKTNPLFGLPNVVCTPHLGAATSEAQENVALQVAEQMSNYLLDGAVENALNMPSMTAEEARVMGPWVALSGHLGGFIGQMTDEPIQAINILYDGVASEMNLAALNCSVVAGIMKKLNPDVNMVSAPVVARERGIQISTTNQDKSGTFDGYIKVTVVTSKRERSVAGTVFSDGKPRFIQIKGINIDAEVGAHMLYTTNEDVPGIIGTLGQILGDMGVNIANFTLGRSEAGGEAIALLYVDEPVPAAARAALAETEFFNQIKPLQFDVS from the coding sequence ATGGCTCCCAAAGTTCTCATTTCCGACAAGCTGTCCGAAGCCGCTGTTCAGATTTTCCGTGATCGCGGTATCGACGTTGATTTCCAGCCCGACCTTGGCAAAGACAAGGACAAGCTGGCCGCAATCATCGGCGATTACGACGGGCTTGCGATCCGCTCGGCGACCAAAGTCACGCAGAAAATTCTCGACAACGCCACCAACCTCAAGGTGATCGCCCGCGCCGGCATCGGCACCGATAATATCGACAAGGATGCTGCCTCGCAAAAGGGCGTGATCGTGATGAACACGCCTTTTGGCAATATGATCACCACCGCCGAGCATGCCATCGCCATGATGTTTGCTGTCGCGCGACAGATCCCTGAGGCCTCCACCTCGACCCATGCCGGAAAATGGGAGAAATCCAAATTCATGGGGGTTGAGCTGACCAACAAAACCCTTGGCGTGATTGGGGCTGGCAATATCGGCGGCATCGTCTGTGATCGCGCGCGTGGGTTGAAGATGAAAGTCGTCGCTTACGATCCCTTCCTCAGCCAGGAGAAGGCTGACAAGATCGGCGTGGAGAAGGTCGAGTTGGATGAGCTGCTCGCGCGGGCCGATTTCATCACCCTGCATGTGCCGCTGACCGATCAGACCCGGAATATCCTGTCCAAGGAAAACCTGGAGAAGACCAAGAAAGGCGTGCGGATCATCAACTGTGCCCGTGGCGGGCTGGTAGATGAGGCCGCCCTGGCAGAGTTGCTGACCTCTGGCCATGTCGCCGGCGCGGCCTTTGATGTCTTCTCCGAAGAACCGGCCAAAACCAACCCATTGTTTGGGTTGCCGAACGTGGTCTGCACCCCGCATCTGGGCGCCGCCACCAGTGAGGCGCAGGAGAATGTTGCCTTGCAGGTCGCGGAACAGATGTCCAACTATTTGCTGGATGGCGCTGTCGAGAATGCGCTGAACATGCCCTCTATGACCGCTGAGGAAGCCCGCGTCATGGGCCCATGGGTCGCCCTTTCCGGCCATCTCGGCGGCTTCATCGGGCAGATGACGGATGAACCCATTCAGGCGATCAACATCCTATATGACGGTGTTGCCTCCGAGATGAACCTTGCCGCACTGAACTGCTCGGTTGTCGCAGGCATCATGAAGAAGCTGAACCCGGACGTGAACATGGTCTCCGCCCCGGTGGTAGCCCGCGAACGCGGCATACAGATTTCCACCACCAATCAGGATAAATCCGGCACTTTCGATGGCTATATCAAGGTCACGGTGGTCACCAGCAAGCGCGAGCGTTCGGTGGCCGGGACGGTCTTCTCCGACGGCAAGCCACGCTTCATCCAGATCAAAGGCATCAACATTGATGCCGAGGTCGGGGCGCATATGCTCTATACCACCAACGAAGATGTTCCGGGTATCATTGGGACACTGGGGCAGATCCTGGGCGATATGGGCGTCAATATCGCCAACTTTACCCTTGGCCGGTCCGAGGCTGGCGGAGAGGCCATCGCGCTTCTCTACGTTGATGAACCGGTGCCCGCAGCTGCCCGCGCCGCTTTGGCAGAAACCGAGTTTTTCAACCAGATCAAGCCCCTGCAGTTCGATGTCAGCTGA
- a CDS encoding phosphoserine transaminase — MAIEQPATRPGNPRFSSGPCAKPPAFDLTKLAGAPLGRSHRSAVGKDKLLAAIEGTREILGVPADYKIGIVPASDTGAVEMAMWNLLGARGAEMLAWESFGAGWVTDVVKQLKLDAVVKTADYGELVDLASVDFNNDVVFTWNGTTSGVRVPNGDWIPADRAGLTICDATSAAFAQDLPWDKLDVTTFSWQKVLGGEAAHGMIILSPRAVERLESYTPAWPLPKIFRLTKGGKLIDGIFKGATINTPSMLAVEDYLLALDWARSVGGLGGLKARADANAQAIFNFCANRPWIANLATDVATRSNTSVCLKFTDPRIQDGAGFAKAIAKRLETEDIALDIGAYRDAPAGLRIWCGGTVETSDIEAMLPWLEWAFEVEIAAQSAAA, encoded by the coding sequence ATGGCTATTGAACAACCGGCAACGCGGCCGGGTAATCCGCGTTTTTCTTCTGGCCCCTGCGCCAAACCCCCCGCATTTGATCTGACCAAACTCGCAGGCGCGCCCTTGGGCCGCAGCCACCGTTCTGCCGTTGGTAAGGACAAGCTGCTCGCCGCGATTGAAGGCACGCGCGAAATCCTTGGCGTACCCGCTGACTACAAGATCGGCATTGTGCCCGCTTCGGACACTGGTGCGGTCGAGATGGCGATGTGGAACCTGCTGGGCGCACGCGGCGCGGAGATGCTGGCTTGGGAAAGCTTTGGCGCGGGCTGGGTTACGGATGTTGTCAAACAGCTGAAACTGGACGCGGTTGTGAAGACTGCCGACTACGGCGAGCTGGTCGATCTGGCCTCTGTCGATTTCAACAATGACGTCGTTTTCACCTGGAACGGCACCACCTCCGGCGTACGGGTTCCCAATGGCGACTGGATCCCAGCAGATCGTGCAGGGCTGACCATCTGCGATGCGACCTCTGCCGCCTTCGCGCAGGATCTGCCGTGGGACAAACTGGATGTGACCACCTTCTCCTGGCAGAAAGTTCTGGGCGGTGAGGCCGCACATGGCATGATCATCCTGTCCCCGCGCGCCGTGGAGCGACTGGAGAGCTACACCCCAGCCTGGCCCCTGCCGAAGATCTTCCGTCTGACCAAAGGCGGCAAGCTGATCGACGGTATCTTCAAGGGGGCGACGATCAATACACCGTCCATGCTGGCGGTTGAGGATTACCTGCTGGCGCTGGACTGGGCGCGGTCTGTTGGTGGTCTGGGAGGGTTGAAGGCGCGCGCGGACGCAAATGCCCAGGCGATCTTCAACTTTTGTGCCAACCGCCCCTGGATCGCCAATCTGGCAACGGATGTCGCGACACGGTCAAACACCTCAGTCTGCCTGAAGTTCACCGATCCCCGCATTCAGGACGGCGCTGGATTTGCCAAGGCAATCGCCAAGCGGCTGGAAACGGAGGACATCGCTCTGGACATCGGCGCCTATCGCGACGCGCCGGCCGGCCTGCGCATCTGGTGCGGCGGCACGGTTGAGACCTCGGATATCGAGGCCATGCTGCCCTGGCTCGAATGGGCCTTTGAGGTCGAAATCGCAGCACAATCGGCAGCGGCCTGA
- the serB gene encoding phosphoserine phosphatase SerB, protein MFVATLLCNPENPCLAPALVDSLRNAWGGGDAQWLAPDIAAEFSLERLPDNQWEVWADLQDLGVDLVVQPREGRRKKMLLADMDSTMIQQECIDELAEEAGVGPRVKEITARAMNGELDFDSALRERVALLKGLPVEVIAQVLDRRITLMPGGPALLATMKADGAYAALVSGGFTAFTSRVAEQLGFDENRANTLLVADGLLTGEVGMPILGRAAKVEALEQITARLGLSEADVMAVGDGANDLGMLGRAGAGVALHAKPPVAAECDLRINHGDLTALLFLQGYALTDFKG, encoded by the coding sequence ATGTTTGTTGCCACCCTGCTTTGCAATCCGGAAAACCCCTGCCTTGCGCCTGCGCTTGTCGACTCTCTGCGCAATGCCTGGGGTGGCGGGGACGCGCAGTGGCTGGCACCCGATATTGCTGCGGAGTTCTCTTTGGAGCGGTTGCCGGACAACCAATGGGAGGTCTGGGCCGATCTGCAGGATCTTGGCGTTGATCTGGTGGTTCAGCCAAGGGAGGGGCGTCGCAAGAAGATGCTGCTGGCCGATATGGACAGCACCATGATCCAACAGGAATGTATCGACGAGCTGGCTGAGGAGGCGGGTGTTGGCCCTCGTGTTAAGGAGATCACCGCTCGTGCAATGAATGGTGAGCTGGATTTCGACAGTGCTCTTCGGGAGCGCGTGGCGCTGCTGAAAGGGCTGCCTGTCGAAGTGATTGCTCAGGTTCTGGATCGTCGCATCACCTTGATGCCTGGTGGGCCCGCGCTGCTGGCTACCATGAAGGCTGACGGGGCCTATGCGGCGCTGGTGTCCGGTGGGTTCACCGCCTTTACCTCACGGGTGGCAGAGCAGCTGGGATTCGATGAGAACCGTGCCAATACGTTGCTGGTCGCCGATGGGTTGCTCACTGGCGAGGTTGGTATGCCGATTCTGGGGCGCGCTGCCAAGGTTGAGGCGCTGGAACAGATCACCGCCCGCCTCGGGTTGAGCGAGGCGGATGTCATGGCGGTCGGTGACGGGGCCAATGATCTCGGCATGTTGGGCCGGGCAGGTGCAGGGGTTGCTTTGCACGCCAAACCACCCGTGGCCGCAGAATGTGATCTCCGCATAAACCACGGGGATCTGACTGCGCTGCTTTTTCTTCAGGGGTATGCCCTGACTGATTTCAAGGGCTGA
- a CDS encoding TSUP family transporter, with product MFEVGFDLLLLLMAAGFAAGFIDAVAGGGGLITVPVLLLAGANPITALATNKIQGLFGAATAAISYSRGGHVDLRAQAGSALIAGLASICGALLISVLPTTWIRWILPLLLIGIAVFFATKKGLDDSDRARRLSPTLFAVTIVPLCGLYDGLLGPGAGSFYMLGFVSLAGFGILRATAHTKLLNFASNAGALLAFAFVATPWWGVGLAMGAAQIAGARVGAGMAQKQGARMIKPLLVVTSVVLALRLLWDML from the coding sequence ATGTTCGAAGTGGGGTTTGATCTCCTGCTGCTGTTGATGGCAGCGGGGTTTGCGGCTGGGTTTATTGATGCGGTTGCGGGCGGTGGAGGGCTGATCACGGTGCCTGTGTTGTTGCTGGCCGGTGCCAATCCCATTACCGCTTTGGCGACCAACAAGATTCAAGGGTTGTTCGGAGCCGCCACCGCGGCGATCAGCTATTCCCGCGGCGGTCATGTTGACCTGCGGGCGCAGGCCGGGTCGGCGCTGATCGCGGGCCTTGCCTCAATCTGCGGCGCGCTGTTGATATCCGTTCTGCCGACAACCTGGATCCGATGGATCCTGCCGTTATTGCTAATTGGGATCGCGGTATTCTTTGCCACCAAAAAGGGGCTGGATGACAGCGACCGGGCACGGCGTCTTTCGCCGACGCTGTTTGCAGTCACAATCGTGCCGCTCTGCGGGCTCTATGACGGTCTTCTGGGGCCTGGGGCTGGCAGTTTCTACATGCTTGGCTTTGTGTCGCTGGCCGGTTTCGGCATCTTGCGGGCGACCGCACATACGAAGCTGCTGAATTTTGCGTCCAACGCTGGCGCGCTTCTGGCCTTTGCCTTTGTTGCGACCCCTTGGTGGGGTGTGGGGCTGGCCATGGGTGCTGCGCAGATTGCCGGTGCCCGCGTGGGCGCGGGGATGGCGCAGAAACAGGGTGCACGGATGATCAAACCGTTGCTGGTGGTGACGTCGGTCGTACTGGCGTTGCGGCTTTTGTGGGACATGCTGTGA
- a CDS encoding ArsR/SmtB family transcription factor: MTPLLKSFSALSDGTRMAIVEQLMEHGELPAGDLVRGSGITAPAVSRHLKVLREAGLVAQRADGTRRLYSARPEGLKLIADWTMSRQSFWQNSLDRLEAALREEIE, encoded by the coding sequence ATGACACCTCTGCTCAAATCCTTTTCCGCGCTGTCTGACGGCACCCGTATGGCCATCGTTGAACAGTTGATGGAACACGGCGAATTGCCCGCTGGGGATCTTGTGCGCGGATCGGGCATCACGGCGCCGGCAGTCTCCCGGCATCTCAAGGTCCTGCGCGAGGCGGGACTGGTGGCGCAGCGTGCCGATGGAACGCGCCGCTTGTACTCTGCGCGACCGGAGGGGCTGAAGTTGATCGCGGATTGGACCATGTCGCGCCAGTCGTTCTGGCAAAACAGCCTTGACCGGCTGGAGGCGGCGTTAAGGGAGGAAATAGAATGA
- a CDS encoding SRPBCC family protein has translation MTDLRLERDFSVSPERLFAWISDTEKLLQWWGPEGMTVPEYTLNFHQEGPWSTVMTNADGDRYHVSGVVTHVRPPQSIGFTWGWHDETGARGHESHVTLTVEAVATGARLVIDHRDLDSSEQAAGHRKGWESTLRKLASKIQ, from the coding sequence ATGACAGATCTGCGATTGGAGCGCGATTTTTCCGTGTCACCGGAGCGCCTGTTTGCCTGGATCAGCGACACCGAAAAGCTGCTGCAATGGTGGGGGCCAGAGGGGATGACCGTGCCCGAATACACACTGAATTTTCATCAGGAGGGGCCGTGGTCCACGGTCATGACCAATGCGGATGGGGATCGCTACCATGTGTCCGGCGTGGTCACCCATGTCCGGCCGCCGCAATCAATCGGGTTTACCTGGGGGTGGCACGATGAGACCGGCGCGCGGGGACACGAAAGCCATGTGACCCTGACCGTTGAGGCTGTCGCGACCGGCGCCCGCCTCGTCATCGACCATCGCGATCTGGACAGTTCCGAACAGGCCGCAGGTCATCGAAAAGGCTGGGAATCAACCCTGCGCAAACTGGCGTCCAAGATCCAGTAG
- a CDS encoding YciI family protein has product MPQFIFAYHGGKTPDTPEEGAKVMDAWKSWMGEMGDALVVPGNPVGMSKTVQHSGVEDNGGANPLSGYSVVEAVDIDAACKMANGCPMVASGDGSVEVAEIIEM; this is encoded by the coding sequence ATGCCACAGTTCATTTTTGCGTATCACGGCGGCAAGACACCGGACACACCTGAGGAGGGCGCCAAGGTTATGGACGCTTGGAAAAGCTGGATGGGAGAAATGGGCGATGCGCTTGTCGTGCCGGGCAATCCTGTCGGCATGTCCAAGACGGTTCAGCATTCTGGGGTCGAGGATAATGGCGGTGCCAATCCGCTTTCCGGCTATTCTGTGGTCGAGGCGGTCGATATCGACGCCGCCTGCAAAATGGCAAATGGTTGCCCGATGGTCGCCAGCGGCGACGGCTCAGTCGAGGTGGCCGAAATCATCGAAATGTAG